The following proteins come from a genomic window of Anopheles ziemanni chromosome 3, idAnoZiCoDA_A2_x.2, whole genome shotgun sequence:
- the LOC131284866 gene encoding filaggrin-2 has translation MVERIVEENCDVNSDSTIHKSEVARYSTEEVSGNESTEARMLSEAERQADFNRHKEEMKRKRRRKKRASSSMQSSCFQELYKLTGEVLGEGAYASVQTCINIYTELEYAVKIIDKIPGHARARVFREVETFHHCQGHPNILQLLEFFEDEEKFYLVFEKINGGPLLTRIQENVCFSEYDAAQIIKEIASGLDFLHKKGIAHRDLKPENILCVYPDKLCPIKICDFDLGSGIKFTTNISSPTATPQLLTPVGSAEFMAPEVVDLFVGESNYYDKRCDLWSLGVIAYILLCGYPPFSGNCEQDCGWNRGENCRTCQELLFESIQEGRFCFPDSEWMDVSEEAKDLIRGLLVKEAPKRLSATAVLEHPWIRITDDTVCLVGGINSDVNKEKQRRRVLKTPGVIRRNQSALELSHFAESAMAVKRVIMQHFSMRYDYMTKERPNIYQPSYNGGAPVAGEEVSLSVQRSEPAPNLVADNAETMTKKNNIVVDGFATARTESNGVCDEDVVNEQCEKKKKVTEQQHDEGGEEDVTQSNGGDMGRNSSYQNISIDRQNGKVSPLPPAASVVITVTEAADVNTADTGVAAQAVVVPIVEQTSSGVNGAGITNGDGRREQEQVNLLVGGSDKGLQNSDSSTATGIVGGGTDPIVVVVKEQERRPTVGGMIKNGGNHSPPSSTHSSPARSSVLRSKDMIETGNNKRIGGGDIPPEASWRYRGNGTLSNGEHNRSQYTPSSTVAGASYKGGRSGHYHSHPQQQQQQHHHHGGAGGAGIGGSYHHHNHHHHHHHHSNHHSHPPASSATSYRYHNNGGGHYSYLSHGGGGGGGAASSPGGHYHNNNYNSSNSNNMSGGSRYGRLLRNNNNHESSDSIDIRHSVSIKSQRSQFHHHNNHQGQQHVPPHHHHAGGQQQHYPLQSSASLSSWRNNANANQHHQHRYDDGLEDADGYHHRYINNNNNNGNGSHFGGAKVGNNGNTTNFNHHQYNNRGGTNNSSISNNAGNLSNSGGSSSLHPGRMNNGNGHPSQYQPQQQQQQHHYGGNNVGNHYNINGVGGHYNNNHYGGAGAGEHHRYGNGGGGLPVKPLPYRAVYPQKQQQQTYTRYPTSSSATYRGGAGQQRASIDAVDGGGAAGARRASDGQHQQLLQQQSPPQQPPQMQQQQQQQHSRSNINCDQSNVNRYKLYHGNSTTIVSALKRETRNGYQMMVGDFGQLNLGPGSSADATDDPRYHLVLEKAEGVVDGEEDASRYLQYQLQQQQQQQQNQQGQHHQGHYYRHASDGGQMEPIESIDEAVYSSSTGSSASSHSGNSVVHGNVTTTTARLNGCNGGGAPGEAVAMAAAIAAGMGLPVGLSPPNESLLMQRRLSLRSRSLSGCGDASPLAATAAPLAIPQAPYSCRKGFQYELMMDDQNQQQQKPGQDDEDLSSPEQQQSPADTIQIFAGAVKAPTTVVPERRLMSGGYYRHPQPAYVSATTPTSSTLTTITTQSG, from the exons ATGGTCGAACGCATTGTTGAGGAGAATTGCGACGTGAATTCCG ATTCAACCATCCACAAATCCGAAGTCGCACGGTACAGCACCGAGGAGGTGTCGGGAAATGAATCGACCGAGGCACGCATGCTTTCCGAAGCCGAACGACAGGCGGACTTCAACCGGCACAAGGAGGAGATGAAGCGCAAGCGGCGCCGAAAGAAACGCGCCAGTTCTTCGATGCAGTCGTCATGTTTTCAAG AGTTGTACAAGCTAACTGGCGAAGTGCTGGGCGAGGGTGCGTACGCCTCGGTGCAGACCTGCATCAACATCTACACCGAGCTGGAGTACGCGGTGAAGATCATCGACAAGATACCGGGGCACGCGCGGGCCCGTGTCTTCCGCGAGGTGGAAACGTTCCACCACTGCCAGGGGCACCCGAACATCTTGCAGCTGTTAGAATTTTTCGAGGATgaggaaaagttttatctAGTGTTCGAGAAGATCAACGGCGGGCCGCTGCTGACGCGCATCCAGGAGAACGTCTGCTTCTCCGAGTACGACGCGGCGCAGATCATCAAGGAGATCGCGTCCGGGCTGGACTTCCTGCACAAGAAGGGCATCGCGCACCGGGACCTGAAGCCGGAGAACATCCTGTGCGTCTACCCGGACAAGCTCTGCCCGATCAAGATCTGCGACTTCGATCTCGGCTCGGGGATCAAGTTCACCACCAACATCTCATCTCCGACCGCCACACCGCAGCTACTGACACCG GTTGGAAGTGCCGAGTTTATGGCACCGGAGGTTGTCGATCTGTTCGTCGGTGAATCGAACTACTACGACAAGCGGTGCGATCTGTGGTCGCTGGGCGTGATTGCCTACATTCTGTTGTGCGGTTATCCGCCATTCTCGGGCAACTGCGAGCAGGACTGTGGGTGGAACCGGGGAGAAAACTGTCGCACCTGCCAGGAGCTGCTGTTCGAATCGATCCAGGAGGGACGCTTCTGCTTCCCGGACAGCGAGTGGATGGACGTAAGCGAGGAGGCGAAGGATCTGATCCGGGGGCTGCTAGTGAAGGAGGCCCCGAAGCGGCTGAGCGCCACGGCCGTGCTGGAGCATCCGTGGATTCGCATCACAGACGACACGGTCTGCCTAGTCGGTGGCATTAACTCCGACGTGAACAAGGAGAAGCAGCGTCGTCGGGTGCTGAAGACGCCGGGGGTCATTCGAAG GAACCAGTCCGCCCTGGAATTGTCCCACTTTGCCGAATCGGCCATGGCGGTTAAGCGCGTCATAATGCAGCACTTTTCCATGCGCTACGACTACATGACGAAGGAGCGCCCGAACATCTATCAGCCGTCGTACAACGGAGGAGCGCCAGTCGCTGGAGAAGAAGTGTCCCTCTCGGTGCAGCGAAGCGAGCCCGCCCCGAACCTGGTGGCGGACAATGCGGAAACGATGACGAAGAAGAACAATATTGTGGTGGATGGGTTCGCCACGGCGCGAACCGAATCCAACGGAGTCTGTGATGAAGATGTTGTGAACGAGCAGtgtgagaagaagaagaaagtgaCGGAACAGCAGCATGACGAAGGTGGCGAGGAGGACGTGACTCAGTCAAACGGCGGCGACATGGGTCGCAATAGCAGCTACCAAAATATTTCCATCGATCGTCAGAACGGGAAGGTGTCGCCGCTGCCGCCGGCGGCGTCCGTTGTGATTACCGTCACCGAAGCTGCCGACGTTAACACCGCCGACACCGGTGTTGCTGCCCAGGCAGTGGTGGTGCCGATAGTAGAGCAGACGTCTTCCGGTGTTAACGGTGCTGGCATCACTAACGGTGACGGTCGCCGAGAGCAGGAACAGGTGAATCTTCTGGTTGGCGGTAGTGACAAAGGATTGCAAAATTCCGATTCATCGACCGCGACCGGcattgttggtggtggtaccGATCCGATTGTGGTGGTGGTCAAAGAGCAGGAGCGACGACCTACGGTTGGCGGGATGATTAAGAATGGCGGCAATCATTCGCCTCCATCCTCCACTCATTCGTCACCAGCTCGTTCTTCGGTGCTGCGATCGAAGGATATGATCGAGACCGGCAACAACAAGCGCATCGGAGGTGGAGATATTCCGCCCGAAGCCAGCTGGCGCTATCGGGGCAACGGTACACTCTCGAACGGTGAACATAACCGGTCGCAGTACACACCCTCGTCGACTGTCGCTGGGGCGAGCTACAAAGGTGGCCGCAGTGGTCACTATCATTCGCatcctcagcagcagcagcagcagcaccaccatcatGGAGGAGCTGGTGGAGCCGGTATCGGTGGTAGTTACCATCACCacaatcaccaccaccaccatcatcaccatagcAACCATCATTCGCATCCGCCGGCGTCATCAGCAACTTCGTACCGATACCATAATAATGGTGGTGGCCATTACAGCTACCTTTCGcacggtggtggcggtggaggtggtgctGCCTCCTCTCCCGGTGGCCATTACCAtaacaacaactacaacagtagcaacagcaacaacatgaGTGGTGGCTCCAGGTATGGACGCCTGCTGCGAAACAACAATAACCACGAATCGTCCGACAGTATTGATATCCGTCACTCGGTGTCGATCAAGTCGCAGAGATCGCAGTTCCATCATCACAACAACCACCAGGGACAGCAGCATGTGCCacctcaccatcatcac gctggtggtcagcagcagcattatcCGTTGCAGTCGTCAGCATCGCTGTCGTCCTGGCGCAACAATGCCAACGCcaaccagcaccaccagcatcgGTACGACGATGGGCTGGAGGACGCCGACGGTTACCACCACCGGTacattaacaacaacaacaacaatggcaACGGCAGTCATTTCGGCGGCGCCAAGGTCGGCAACAACGGCAACACAACTAACTTTAACCACCATCAGTACAACAATCGCGGAGGAACCAATAATAGTAGCATTAGTAACAACGCTGGCAATCTTAGCAATAGCGGCGGAAGTAGTTCCCTTCATCCAGGTAGGATGAACAATGGCAATGGCCATCCAAGTCAGTaccagccgcagcagcagcagcaacagcatcactATGGTGGTAATAATGTTGGCAACCATTACAACATCAACGGCGTTGGTGGTCATTACAATAATAACCACTACGGCGGCGCCGGTGCTGGTGAGCACCACCGGTACGGTAATGGAGGCGGTGGGCTACCGGTAAAACCCTTGCCATACCGTGCGGTCTATccgcagaagcagcagcagcaaacctACACTCGCTATCCGACATCGTCATCAGCGACGTATCGTGGTGGCGCTGGGCAGCAGCGTGCCTCGATCGACGCTGTCGACGGAGGAGGAGCAGCAGGTGCCAGACGAGCTAGCGATGGCCAGCATCAACagttgctgcagcagcagtCACCACCGCAGCAACCGCCgcaaatgcagcagcagcagcagcagcagcacagtaGGAGTAATATAAACTGTGATCAAAGTAATGTGAATAGATATAAGCTATATCATGGAAACTCGACCACGATCGTGAGCGCCCTCAAGCGGGAAACGCGCAACGGCTACCAGATGATGGTCGGTGACTTCGGTCAGCTGAACCTCGGCCCAGGCAGTAGTGCCGACGCTACCGACGATCCGCGCTACCATCTGGTGCTCGAGAAGGCGGAAGGTGTCGTCGACGGCGAGGAGGATGCATCTCGCTACCTGCAGTATcaactgcagcagcagcagcaacaacagcaaaatcAGCAGGGGCAACATCATCAGGGTCACTACTATCGGCATGCTTCCGACGGTGGGCAAATGGAACCGATCGAATCCATCGACGAAGCGGTCTACAGTAGCAGCACGGGAAGCAGTGCCAGCAGCCACAGTGGCAACAGCGTCGTTCATGGCAACGTGACGACTACCACCGCCCGACTGAATGGATGCAACGGTGGCGGTGCACCGGGTGAAGCTGTCGCGATGGCCGCTGCCATCGCCGCCGGTATGGGGCTTCCGGTGGGTCTGTCGCCACCGAACGAAAGCCTCCTGATGCAACGTCGGCTTTCGTTGCGTTCGCGCAGCCTCTCGGGATGTGGTGATGCGTCACCGCTAGCGGCAACGGCCGCCCCGCTGGCCATTCCGCAAGCGCCGTACTCCTGCCGGAAGGGGTTCCAGTACGAGCTGATGATGGATGATcagaaccagcagcagcagaaaccgGGGCAGGACGACGAAGATCTGTCATCGCCGGAGCAACAGCAGTCCCCCGCTGACACCATTCAGATCTTTGCCGGAGCAGTGAAGGCGCCGACGACGGTGGTTCCGGAGCGCCGGCTGATGTCCGGTGGGTACTACCGCCATCCGCAGCCGGCGTACGTATCTGCGACGACGCCCACATCCAGCACCCTCACCACCATTACCACGCAGAGTGGCTGA